Within Thermococcus celer Vu 13 = JCM 8558, the genomic segment TTTCATTAGAAGAATGGTTTGATTTATTCGGTGTGCTATCAAGGCACAGCGCGGAAACGACCAGCAGGGAGACCAGAAGAACCAGAGGGGCCTGCTTCATCACGCCACACCTCGTTCATGCCGGACCATAATAGAGGCAGAAACGAAGAGAAAAGAGGGGAAATCACTTCTTGACCCAGCCCCTGTCGAGCATGGCCTGGTAGACCCTCTGGACGGCCACGACGTAGGCGGCGTCCCTCATGTGGATGTTCTTCTCCTTATGGGTGTTGTAGACGTCCCAGAAGGCCTTGGTCATCTTCTTGTCGAGCCTCTCGTAGACCTCCTCAAGCGTCCAGTAGTAGCCGTTTATGTTCTGCACCCACTCGAAGTAGCTGACGGTGACACCGCCGGCGTTGCAGAGGAAGTCCGGGATCTGGAGGATACCCTTCTCCTTGAGGATCTCGTCGGCCTCCGGGGTAACCGGACCGTTGGCGACCTCGGCAACTATCTTGGCCTTGATATTGTCGGCGTTCTTCTCGGTTATGACCTCCTCGATGGCCGCTGGGGCGAGGACGTCGACGTCGAGCTCGAGGAGCTCCTCGTTGGTGATGTTGGTCGCTCCCGGGAAGTCCTTGACGCTGCCGTGCTCCTTCTTCCACTTGAGGACCTCGTCGGCGTTTATGCCATCGGGGTTGTAGATGCCGCCCCTGCTGTCGCTGACGGCGACGACCTTCATGCCGTACTCCTCGCTCATGATCTTGGCCATGTAGTAACCGGCGTTACCGTAACCCTGGATGGCGATGGTCTTGCCCTTGAGGTCCATGCCGAGGGCCTTGGCGGCCTCTCTAACCGTGTA encodes:
- the gdhA gene encoding glutamate dehydrogenase; the encoded protein is MVEMDPFEMAVKQLERAAQFMDISEEALEWLKRPMRILEVSVPVEMDDGSVKVFTGFRVQHNWARGPTKGGIRWHPEETLSTVKALATWMTWKCAVVDIPYGGGKGGIIVNPKELSTREKERLARSYIRAVYDIIGPYTDIPAPDVYTTPQIMGWMMDEYEAIARRKNPAFGVITGKPLSIGGSLGRGDATAKGASYTVREAAKALGMDLKGKTIAIQGYGNAGYYMAKIMSEEYGMKVVAVSDSRGGIYNPDGINADEVLKWKKEHGSVKDFPGATNITNEELLELDVDVLAPAAIEEVITEKNADNIKAKIVAEVANGPVTPEADEILKEKGILQIPDFLCNAGGVTVSYFEWVQNINGYYWTLEEVYERLDKKMTKAFWDVYNTHKEKNIHMRDAAYVVAVQRVYQAMLDRGWVKK